A genomic stretch from Malus domestica chromosome 15, GDT2T_hap1 includes:
- the LOC103431782 gene encoding uncharacterized protein — MEDLIAQFSFLSNEALHDKSFDPSTVEDLMKLFEIEAYRSWAAVELEQQQEVEEAETAMQEAEDYMDSVMESAMDEFRRFEEEMERMSKEEMDSLVATAEGARRMGKLMENAATVASKRYIEAALNSATASMKSAWKGISTKKVHPS, encoded by the coding sequence ATGGAAGATCTCATTGCTCAATTCAGCTTCCTCTCCAACGAAGCCTTGCATGACAAATCCTTCGACCCCTCCACGGTCGAGGACCTCATGAAGCTGTTCGAGATCGAAGCCTACAGATCGTGGGCCGCGGTCGAGCTCGAACAGCAACAGGAGGTGGAAGAAGCCGAGACTGCCATGCAGGAAGCCGAGGACTACATGGACTCGGTGATGGAGAGCGCCATGGACGAGTTCCGACGCTTCGAGGAGGAGATGGAACGCATGTCGAAAGAGGAAATGGACAGCCTGGTTGCGACGGCGGAAGGGGCTAGGAGGATGGGGAAGTTGATGGAAAATGCAGCAACTGTTGCTTCCAAGAGGTACATTGAGGCTGCACTCAACTCCGCCACTGCTTCCATGAAATCGGCTTGGAAGGGCATTTCTACCAAGAAGGTTCACCCTTCTTGA